A single region of the Ziziphus jujuba cultivar Dongzao chromosome 10, ASM3175591v1 genome encodes:
- the LOC107411684 gene encoding uncharacterized protein LOC107411684 translates to MSLRRFFGFSDGELMRSDAKPCSRLMRQTAGIFTVGGGLGFWILCRLHYGPRITVPRSLRWAACGAVTVSSTSALLVRLLSPECEPQNIAAYDTGK, encoded by the exons ATGTCTCTAAGGCGGTTCTTTGGGTTTTCTGATGGTGAGCTGATGAGGTCCGATGCAAAACCTTGTTCCAGATTGATGCGACAGACTGCCGGAATTTTTACTGTTGGAGGAGGGTTGGGATTTTGGATTCTTTGTAGATTGCATTATG GTCCAAGAATTACAGTTCCTAGAAGTCTCAGATGGGCAGCTTGTGGAGCAGTAACCGTAAGCTCAACCTCTGCTTTGCTGGTACGCTTACTGAGTCCCGAGTGTGAACCCCAAAACATAGCTGCTTATGACACTGGAAAATAG